Within the Maribacter sp. BPC-D8 genome, the region ATTTTTACAGCTCACCAATATGTTAAGCTATTTCGGACTAGAACATTCCAAATGGGTAAACTTAATCTTCGGAAACTATTTTAGCATACAAGATTTATTTGCGTATACCTTGGGCATACTAACCGTAACCAGTTTAGAAATCAAAAAACGATTCCTATTAAAACATCCTATAAATTAAAATGAAACCACTACTTATTCTTTACCATCAACATAATCTTGCAAGTATGCATAACGCTCGGTAAGCTTCCCATTTTGTGTCATTCTCGCTCTTTCTAGAACTCCGTCTTTGTCGTTATTAAAGAAAGCAGGAATTACATTTTTTATAAAAGCTTCACCAAAACCTTCACTTGCATCTCTAGGCAGTTCGCACGGCAAATTATCAACTGCCATAACAGCAATCGCATCTGCATTTGTAAAATCCGCTTCAGATTCTGATTCTGGGTGATATCCGTAAATGGGTTCTGCAATTGTTGAGGGGCGAATGGTAGAAGCTACCGGACCGTCAATATCACAACTTACATCGGCAACAACTTGAATTTTGAAATCTTCATGCTTGGCATCCTCACGGGTAAAAAGATACGGAGACCCTTGACCAAAATAATGACCTGCAATATAGAAATCACTCACCTTCGCAAATCTGAAAAAGTTAGATTTATATTCCTCAGGGTTCGCAAAAAAGTCGGCTTTATTACCACGAACTCCGTCTTTACGTTTGTTATATTCCCCAGCATCAATTTGGCAATATACAGGCTCATTGAATGTCTCTTCTAAATATTCAGTAACATTCACCCTTCTTATTCCCATACCGTCTAGCATTTCTCGAGCCCCATTACCCACTCTACCTCTACCGGTAAGTAGTACTTTGATTGCAGGTAATCTTAATTTTTTAAGTTCATTTATTAAAGCTTCTTGATCTTCTAAATCATTGGCTTTTGGTAATTGAAACAAACCAAATTTGAGTCCGTATGCACGAAATCCGTTATAGGCACCAACGATACCAGCGTATCTACCAAAGGCAACAACGCGTTGTTCTTGCTTGTTGGTAATTACCTCATGGTCGTACATTTCAATATTCTTCTCTAATATAGCTTGAAGCAAGTCTCTATTATAAGGTTGCTTTTTAATAGTATGTGAAAAGAAAAAGTACTTTTTATTCGGAATTAAATTATCAATAGGCACCTCTTTAACTCCAAGTAGCACCTCGCAAGCATTCATCTCATCGGCTACAGATACACCTAAAGCTTTATAGGCATCATCGGCATACGCTCTAATAGGCGAAGGTTCTACAATAATTTCAGCCTTAGTATATGTGTTTAAGACTTTTTGACATGCTTTTGGAGATAGAACTACACGCTTATCTGGTGGATTCTTACGTTCTCTGATGATTCCGAACTTCATATGGGTTTGGTATAAATATTGCACTAAATTATACAATTAGAAACACTTGGCTTCGGTCAAAATAAAAATTATCTAGGATCGTAAAGTTTTGTTAGCTTTGCTGCCCGCTATTTAATAGTTGAAGTCGATTGAATTGATGCAGCTATTATTTAGATTAGGAAGTTCTTTTACATATTGGGGCCGACCGGTTTTGACAGCGAGACCAGTTGGAATGTAAGCATGTCGAGCGCTGAGAAACAGCTCGTTAATCTCATTTTTCACACTTTTAATTGGCGAAAACAATTACGCTCTTGCCGCTTAATCCGAATTACAGTAGGATTTAGCCTCGTCCCTACCAGGTAGGGAAGCGAGATGTTCCTGAATAGCCCTTGTTGATGGCGATTCTTATAGGAGCACCAGAAAAGTCAACATAAGGGTGTCCGCTCGCTTTGGCGACACCACCAAAATCTTAAGAAGATAAGTGTGTATTGGGCGGTTTCTGGTCAGGTACGCATCGAAAATTAATCAGATTCTAAGCATGTAGAAAGCATTTTAATTGCTTGTTTGGACGAGGGTTCGAATCCCTCCGGCTCCACGATTAAGCGCAATAGGTTTGTGCTTTAGAACATAAAAAGTCCGACAAGTTTACTTGATCGGACTTTGTTGTTTTAAAGCGTCTGGCCATTTTTTTGGACAGCCAATTGCATTTACAGAACGTGAGCTTTTGGGAACACCGTAAGGTAATCCTCCGGCTCCACAAATAAAAACCACCTCTTGGGTGGTTTTTTACTTTATTCTATTTGTACAATTTATACTGCTATTTTACTCATAGTAATAATATCATTCAAATTTTTAGCAATTAAAGGTTTTGATACAAAATCGCGAACCAAGTCATAACTTCTTCCTTTTTTAATTTCAGATTGATCAAAGTGAGAACTCACAATGTATACCTGTGGTTTGTTACCAAAGCTTAGTTTTTGAAATTTGTCCAAAAATTCCCATCCATTCATTACTGGCATATTTAAATCTAGTAATATAATATCAGGCATTTTCTGTCCGTTTTTTAGAAGCGAAGTTAAATTGTTCAAAGCCTCAAAACCATCTTCATAGACTAGAATATTTGCACTCACAAAGTTATTGTGATTCAAAAGAATTTTAGTGCCATAAACACAAATGGGGTCGTCGTCTATAATACAAACTGTGTCAATTTTCATAGCAATTAATTTTTGATACTACTTTATGTAATAAATATACGTTATAATAATTTTAACAAGATAAAACTTACAAATTTATTTTACTAAAAATGAATATTTATCACATAAAGGTACATTTTGAGTATTTAAAACATCACTTTAAAAACATAAAATCAACTCAATATCAGTTATTTATAGCATATAATTTACAGTAAATTAAAAAAACATAACAGAAGTTCTAAAATATCATGCTAATAATCTTGAAACTGTAAGAAAATATTCTTCATTAAAAAATCGCTTGTATTCTCGTATCGAAAGAAAATTTTAAAAAAACTCGGATTTTAGCACTATTAATATGAAGATTGAATCAACTAGCATAGCGATGAAAGATAACTAGCTTCTTTAAGTATGAACTATCAAATAGAATAGATGAAAATTGTAGGCACTAATGATTATGATGAAAGCTCCTATTATATATGTAACTATAATTTTTGAACAGACCCCATATGAACTACATACAATTTGCATTTTATATGAATCGCAGAATCTGCTTTAATAAATAGCCTATTCAAAAAATCAACTTTAAGTATAAAAAATATATTAAAATCGTTAGCTAACTACAGCTAAAACTACCTATAGTATATTATCTGTAAAACCATTAAATGTTTATTTACAAATCAACCAAAACTTAGGTTACAAACAAATGTGAATTACATTGTTATCAACATGCTCATATCTATTTGAATTAATTACGCGGTTGAAACACTTTTTTATTTATTTTTGGATTCTACCAAAACCAACCATGACCGAAAATATAAGACAAATGTTCAGTAAAATGAACGACGAAACTCGCGATGAAGCACTGCTTCTCTTGAAGTCTGAGTTTAATTTAGAAAGCACCAAGTTCGTTAAGAAAAATTGGATTATTGGCGGTCGTATACCTGAAAAAAATCAAGAGAAAATTGTTCAGATTTTTCAGAACCTTCTGAGGACTCAGGTTTTTAAAATTAATGAGATTAGAGTTCAACTTTAATTTACACTCAAAATACCACTTTACTTCACCTCTAATTTCGAGCATAAAAAAACCGACACACATATGAGGATGCATCGGTAGTTCTACTAACTCAAAACGTACTCTAAACTCGATACAAAGATGCATTCATTTATTAAGTTCAAGTTTACCTAAACATCAAGCTATCTTTAAATTCGATGCTTTAAGAAATTTGCTTCGACAAATATCTACCTCACCTTTACCTTTTAAAGAAATAGAACCAACACATTTTCACTAACTAATAAGATATCTGTTTTTGGTATTGTTCCAATTCTTGTCTACACATAGTTTTAAAGTGAATTGCTTGTTACACAATTCTGTCTTTCCTTTAAAAGGGCAGATTTAAATATCACCTACTATATAAGAGAAAAGAGGCGCTACAAATATTGGGATGCTGTGGCGAACGAAAAATAAATCCGCTGAAGGTAAATTACGAGCTATCCGATTCTGAACTACTATGGTTTATTAAATAACAAAAGAGCATACTCTAAATCTAAAACCTTTTTAAAATCTAAACATATTTTAGTCTAAGCCTTTCTAGTAATTATTAATCGAATTCGGAGAAAATAGGACAGTAACGATAATAAAGGACTTATTTTTTTATTTATTTCATAGAAAAATCTACTATAACTCACATACAATATAAGTTAATACACTTATATTATACCTCATTTTTGTTATTAACAAGAGGTGTTAATAACATTTGTGTGCATTTCATCGAATAAAACCAACTTTTCGTCGTTAATGAATAAAGTTTAAATATTTTCGAAATGCGCTAATAAAATAGCGAGATAATTTTTACCACCAATTACATGAAATTATACCCTACCAAAACCTTTTTCGTCCCTGTAGCAGCCATTATTTTCCTTTTAAGTTTATCTTCTTGTGGGAAAGATTATGACCTAGTTTCAGAATACGTAGTACGAGATAATGCTGAAAAAGTAATATCAAACAATACCGCCGACAGCAACAATTTTGGAGTAGCGGTTATTGATAATGCAAGTACTGTAAAATAGCATTAAGAAATACAAACAGTCTTTCTTAATACTGCTTTGTTTAATTTCTATAAATACCAATTTATTTTAAATTGTAATAAAAGTTAGAAATCTTATCTGGCTGTTTTTAAAGACCACAATCTTTACACTTTAGTAACTACTATATTTTACTATACATTAAAAGTGGATACGCTCAACATTTATTCGCAAATACGTTCGAGTCACCTTATACATATCTACACTTTAGTCAAATACTAAACATAGAAGAGAAGTACCTCTATTAATGCTTTTTCTGCTAACTTTGCAGTACTAAATCATTCTTCTCTTTTTGTATACGATAATTGACATAGAAACTACCGGAAACGGTATAAAGGGTAACCGAATTACCGAAATTTCCATTTTCAAATATGATGGTCACGAAGTAGTAGATGAGTTTACTTCTTTGGTGAATCCGGAATGTCCGATACCTGCTTTTATTACCGGACTCACAGGTATTGACGATAACATGGTACGAAATGCCCCGTTATTAGAAGAACTGATTCCGCAGATTGTAGAAATTACCAAAGACACCATTTTTGTAGCCCACAGTGTCAATTTCGATTATAACGTCATCAAAAACGAGTTTAAATTATTGGGCCATGATTTCTCTAGAAAGAAACTATGTACCGTTCGTTTATCAAGAAAATTATTACCTGGCTACAATTCATACAGCTTAGGTAAATTAACGGCTGCCTTAGGTATTCCTTTAACCGATAGACACCGAGCCAGAGGTGATGCCCATGCCACGGTACTTTTATTTCACAAATTACTGAGAGCCGAAAATGCCGATACTGTTTTTAAACAATTCTTGAATTCAAAATCTCAAGAAGCTACTTTACCACCTGGGTTACCAAAAGAAGAATATTTAAAACTACCAACTACTGCGGGTGTGTATTACTTTAAAGACAGTAAGGGTAAAATTATTTATGTTGGTAAAGCCAAGAACATTAAAAAAAGAGTGCTTGGTCATTTTTACGACAAAAAAACAAAAGAGATTACCCTTTGTGCAGAAACTACGTCATTAGATTTTGAGGAGACCGGTAATGAACTCATTGCCTTACTAAAAGAATCTGCCGAGATTAAACACCACTACCCTAAATACAACAGTGCGCAAAAAAGATCTATTCAACAATACGGCATATTTACCTACGAAGACCGAAACGGCATTATACACCTTGCGTTCAATAAAATAAAGATGACTCCGAATCCGGTTGCTATTTGTTATAGTCCGACCGCAGCCAGACAGTATTTAGAAACCCTGTGCAGTACTTTTGAGCTTTGCCCTAAGTATTGCCATCTACAAGAAAATGTGGCAGTATGCTCGCATTACAAAATCAAACAATGCATAGGTATTTGTTCTGACCTAGATATGGTAGCAGCATATAACCAACGCGTACAAGAAGCCTTACAAAGCATAAAAGATGTAGAAGCTACAGTTGTTATTAAAACCAACGGCAGAACTATGGACGAAAACGGATTTGTAATCATCAAAGAAAACAATTATGCTGGTTACGGCTTCGCCCCTACCGATGTTACCATAGCACAAATTGAAGATCTTGAAATGTTCATTACGCCACAAAAAAATACGCTGGAAACCCAGCGTATTGTTGAAAGCTATGTAAGAAATAATCCTACTGCCGTATTTGCATTATAAACGAAGTAATACAACTACTTATAAAGTGGTCGGACAAACATAATCTGTCTTCTCTAAATCTTCATTTTTAAGTGCTCCGTATCCACCTTTTACATCAATAAGATTATGGATTCCGCGACTCTTTAAAATAGATGATGCGATAACAGAACGGTATCCGCCAGCACAATGCACTAAAAATTCTCCCTTTTCTGGAAATTCAGATAAATGCTTGTTCAACTCGCTCAACGGAGTATGAACGGCACCTACCAAATGTTCACTTTGGTATTCGCCATCTTTACGAACATCAAAAACACCAATATTTCCTTTATCAATAAGGGTTTTGGCTTCAGATGAAGTAATAGAAGTTATTTGGTCAATCTCCTTGCCTGCTGCTTGCCAAGCTTCAATTCCGCCTTTTAAATATCCTATGGCAGAATCAAAACCAACACGCGATAATCTTGTAATTGCTTCTTCTTCTTTTCCTTCAGGTATCACCAATAACAAAGGTTGTTTGGTATCAGCAATTAAATCACCCACCCACGGCGCAAAATCACCATTAAGTCCGATAAATATTGATCTTGGTATATGACCTTTTACAAATTCGTCTTGATGTCTTACATCTAACACCAAAGCTTCCGTATCGTTAGCTGCCTTTTCAAATTCATCGGGAGATAATTCAACATTACCGCGATCTAGTACATCACCAATATCTTCATATCCTTCCTTATTCATTTTTACATTTAAAGGAAAATACTTAGGTGGCGGCAACAGACCATCGGTTACTTCTTTTACAAATTCTTCTTTGGTCATATCTGCTCTAAGAGCGTAATTCATATTCTTCTGATTACCCAAGGTATCGACCGTCTCTTTCATCATATTCTTACCACAGGCAGAACCTGCACCGTGAGCCGGATAAACAATAACATCATCTGCCAACGGCATAATTTTAGTACGTAAACTATCGAACAACGTACCTGCCAATTGCTCTTGCGTCATGTCTGCAGATTTCTGAGCTAGATCTGGTCTACCAACATCACCTAAAAACAAAGTGTCTCCAGAAAAGATAGCATGGTCTTTACCATTTTCATCTCTCAATAAATAGGTAGTACTTTCCATCGTGTGCCCTGGTGTATGCAACACCTTGAATGTAATCTTACCCAATTTAAATTCTTGTCCGTCTTCGGCAATAATAGCATCGAAAGAAGGATTTGCTGTAGGACCATAAATTATCGGCGCACCAGTTTCTTTTGAAAGCGTTACATGTCCACTTACAAAATCTGCATGAAAATGAGTTTCAAATATATACTTGATTTTTGCATTGTCGTTTTCTGCTCTTTTGATATACGGACTCACCTCTCTCAATGGGTCAATTATAGCAACTTCACCATCACTCTCAATGTAATATGCCCCTTGAGCCAAACAACCTGTATATATCTGTTCTATATTCATTCTACAATTTTTTATTTTTACAATATCTCTTCACCTTTAAGGTACGAGATTTATTTAATTTAAGCCTCTATTAGCTTTAGCCATTCTACTATTTTCATAAGCTACTTTTGCAGCCAATAATGAAATTTCATTGGGGTCATCAAAGAAATCAACTGCTTCTTTCGTTTTTACGAATAAAAACTCTCGTTGCAATTCTTTAATGATTCCGGTATTAAAAATGATATCTCGCGTTGGTCCGATTGCTCCTGCAATAAAAAATTGAAGTCCTCTTTCACGAATATCATGTATTAACTTCGATAGCATATCTGCTGCGGTAGCATCTATATAATTTATAGATTCAGCATTCAGAATTATCCCTTTTAAATGGGGTCCTTTTGCTCTCATATGTTTCAATAACTGCTTTTTAAAATAGGCAGAATTACCAAAGTATAATTGCGAATCGAATCGAACAATTAAAAGGTCATTTCGAACAACTACCTCATCTGCAAAACGGATAACATTTTTATAGTAGTCAGAATTACCGATGTTACCTATCTCTACAAAATGCGGTTTAGACGTTCTATACACCATTAACAACAAAGAGCACAAAACACCAATTAGAATACCTTGTGTAATACCTATGAACAGTGTAATTATAAACGTAATCAACATTATAAAAAACTCATCTTTTCTATTCAGCCATAAATGTTTGAAATAGGTAATATCAATAAGTTTTACTACCGATACCATTATAATACTTGCCAAAATTGCATTGGGCAAATATTGAAATAATGGCGTTAAAAATAATAAGGTCAGAACGACCAATATAACACTGAATATTGCTGAAAGATTCGTTTTTGTACCAGCATCATAACTAATTGCAGATCTAGAGAAACTAGCCGTAACCGGATAGCCTTGAAAAAAAGACCCCACAATATTTGACGAACCAATAGCTATTAATTCTTGATTGGCATCTATAGTATCTTCACCTGTTTTATCTTCAATCGCCTTACCAATAGAAATAGCTTCTAGATACCCAACCAGCGCCAAAGCGATGGCAATAG harbors:
- a CDS encoding NAD(P)-dependent oxidoreductase — its product is MKFGIIRERKNPPDKRVVLSPKACQKVLNTYTKAEIIVEPSPIRAYADDAYKALGVSVADEMNACEVLLGVKEVPIDNLIPNKKYFFFSHTIKKQPYNRDLLQAILEKNIEMYDHEVITNKQEQRVVAFGRYAGIVGAYNGFRAYGLKFGLFQLPKANDLEDQEALINELKKLRLPAIKVLLTGRGRVGNGAREMLDGMGIRRVNVTEYLEETFNEPVYCQIDAGEYNKRKDGVRGNKADFFANPEEYKSNFFRFAKVSDFYIAGHYFGQGSPYLFTREDAKHEDFKIQVVADVSCDIDGPVASTIRPSTIAEPIYGYHPESESEADFTNADAIAVMAVDNLPCELPRDASEGFGEAFIKNVIPAFFNNDKDGVLERARMTQNGKLTERYAYLQDYVDGKE
- a CDS encoding response regulator → MKIDTVCIIDDDPICVYGTKILLNHNNFVSANILVYEDGFEALNNLTSLLKNGQKMPDIILLDLNMPVMNGWEFLDKFQKLSFGNKPQVYIVSSHFDQSEIKKGRSYDLVRDFVSKPLIAKNLNDIITMSKIAV
- a CDS encoding exonuclease domain-containing protein — encoded protein: MYTIIDIETTGNGIKGNRITEISIFKYDGHEVVDEFTSLVNPECPIPAFITGLTGIDDNMVRNAPLLEELIPQIVEITKDTIFVAHSVNFDYNVIKNEFKLLGHDFSRKKLCTVRLSRKLLPGYNSYSLGKLTAALGIPLTDRHRARGDAHATVLLFHKLLRAENADTVFKQFLNSKSQEATLPPGLPKEEYLKLPTTAGVYYFKDSKGKIIYVGKAKNIKKRVLGHFYDKKTKEITLCAETTSLDFEETGNELIALLKESAEIKHHYPKYNSAQKRSIQQYGIFTYEDRNGIIHLAFNKIKMTPNPVAICYSPTAARQYLETLCSTFELCPKYCHLQENVAVCSHYKIKQCIGICSDLDMVAAYNQRVQEALQSIKDVEATVVIKTNGRTMDENGFVIIKENNYAGYGFAPTDVTIAQIEDLEMFITPQKNTLETQRIVESYVRNNPTAVFAL
- a CDS encoding MBL fold metallo-hydrolase, yielding MNIEQIYTGCLAQGAYYIESDGEVAIIDPLREVSPYIKRAENDNAKIKYIFETHFHADFVSGHVTLSKETGAPIIYGPTANPSFDAIIAEDGQEFKLGKITFKVLHTPGHTMESTTYLLRDENGKDHAIFSGDTLFLGDVGRPDLAQKSADMTQEQLAGTLFDSLRTKIMPLADDVIVYPAHGAGSACGKNMMKETVDTLGNQKNMNYALRADMTKEEFVKEVTDGLLPPPKYFPLNVKMNKEGYEDIGDVLDRGNVELSPDEFEKAANDTEALVLDVRHQDEFVKGHIPRSIFIGLNGDFAPWVGDLIADTKQPLLLVIPEGKEEEAITRLSRVGFDSAIGYLKGGIEAWQAAGKEIDQITSITSSEAKTLIDKGNIGVFDVRKDGEYQSEHLVGAVHTPLSELNKHLSEFPEKGEFLVHCAGGYRSVIASSILKSRGIHNLIDVKGGYGALKNEDLEKTDYVCPTTL
- a CDS encoding SulP family inorganic anion transporter, producing the protein MKNIFPFLEWVSTYKKAYFIRDLLAGLTVGIVLVPQGMAYAMIAGLPPVHGLYASLFPILTYALLGTSRKIAVGPVAMDSLLVAVGLGTLAITGVENYIIMVVLLTLMVGCIQFILGVLRMGFLVNFLSKPVISGFTSAAAIIIVLSQLKHLLGVSVPGSNKIYETVLNIFYKLGEINWVDFSIGIVGIALLLGFKKWNKNIPGILIIVVLGIMAVYLFQLDAFGVKLVGEVTSGFPSFVMPTLDVVDMEKLAPIAIALALVGYLEAISIGKAIEDKTGEDTIDANQELIAIGSSNIVGSFFQGYPVTASFSRSAISYDAGTKTNLSAIFSVILVVLTLLFLTPLFQYLPNAILASIIMVSVVKLIDITYFKHLWLNRKDEFFIMLITFIITLFIGITQGILIGVLCSLLLMVYRTSKPHFVEIGNIGNSDYYKNVIRFADEVVVRNDLLIVRFDSQLYFGNSAYFKKQLLKHMRAKGPHLKGIILNAESINYIDATAADMLSKLIHDIRERGLQFFIAGAIGPTRDIIFNTGIIKELQREFLFVKTKEAVDFFDDPNEISLLAAKVAYENSRMAKANRGLN